A genome region from Bradyrhizobium sp. WSM1417 includes the following:
- a CDS encoding ABC transporter substrate-binding protein: MRIRLSTCFAVLALALSAIPAGAETVLRYGISMADIPLTTGQPDRGAGAYQFTAYTIYDPLVAWEMDVADRPGKLVPGLATEWTVDDTDKTKWRFTLRKGVKFHDGSEFNADAVIWNLDKVLNDKAPQFDKRQSAQVKTRLPSVASYAKIDDSTVEITTKTVDSFFPYQMLWFLVSSPAQYEKLGKDWDKFASQPSGTGPFKLTKLVPRELAELTRNPDYWNKKRIPKVDKLVLVPMPEALTRTNALLAGQVDLIETPAPDAVPQLKAAGMKLVDNVTPHVWNYHLSVLPGSPWIDIRLRKALNLAIDREAVVGLMNGLAKPAKGQVDPSSPWFGKPSFELKYDVAAAKKLVEEAGYSKAKPLKATFIIAQGGTGQMLSLPMNEFLQQSFEEIGIDIDFKVVELETLYTHWRKGAADEMNAGITANNIAYVTSDPLYAIVRFFHSSQIAPVGVNWGGYKNPKVDALIDEAKQTFDSTKQDELLAQAHALIVDDATLVWVVHDTNPHALSPKVKQFVQAQHWFQDLTTIGAE, encoded by the coding sequence ATGCGTATCCGACTATCGACCTGTTTCGCCGTGCTTGCACTGGCGTTGTCCGCGATTCCCGCGGGCGCCGAGACGGTGCTGCGCTACGGCATCTCGATGGCGGACATCCCGCTGACGACCGGCCAGCCCGATCGCGGCGCCGGCGCCTATCAGTTCACGGCCTACACCATCTACGATCCGCTGGTGGCGTGGGAGATGGACGTCGCCGACCGCCCGGGAAAGCTGGTGCCGGGGCTCGCCACCGAATGGACGGTCGACGATACCGACAAGACCAAATGGCGCTTCACCTTGCGCAAGGGCGTGAAGTTTCACGACGGCAGCGAGTTCAACGCCGATGCCGTGATCTGGAATCTGGACAAGGTGCTCAACGACAAGGCGCCGCAGTTCGACAAGCGCCAGAGCGCCCAGGTCAAGACCCGCCTGCCTTCGGTCGCGAGCTATGCCAAGATCGACGACTCCACGGTGGAGATCACCACCAAGACGGTCGATTCCTTCTTTCCCTATCAGATGCTGTGGTTCCTGGTGTCGAGCCCTGCGCAATACGAAAAGCTCGGCAAGGACTGGGACAAGTTCGCGAGCCAGCCTTCGGGGACGGGCCCGTTCAAATTGACCAAACTGGTGCCGCGCGAGCTCGCCGAGCTCACCAGGAACCCGGACTACTGGAACAAGAAGCGCATTCCCAAGGTCGACAAGCTCGTGCTGGTGCCGATGCCGGAAGCGCTGACGCGTACCAATGCGCTGCTCGCCGGGCAAGTCGATCTGATCGAGACGCCGGCGCCGGACGCCGTGCCGCAGCTCAAGGCCGCCGGCATGAAGCTCGTCGACAACGTCACGCCGCATGTCTGGAATTATCATCTGAGCGTGCTGCCGGGTTCGCCCTGGATCGACATCCGCCTGCGCAAGGCGCTGAACCTCGCGATCGATCGTGAAGCCGTGGTGGGCCTGATGAACGGCCTCGCAAAACCCGCCAAGGGACAGGTCGATCCGTCGAGCCCGTGGTTCGGCAAGCCGAGCTTCGAGCTGAAATACGATGTCGCCGCGGCGAAGAAGCTGGTCGAGGAAGCGGGCTACTCCAAGGCAAAGCCGCTGAAGGCGACCTTCATCATCGCACAGGGCGGCACCGGCCAGATGCTGTCGCTGCCGATGAACGAATTTTTGCAGCAGAGCTTCGAGGAGATCGGCATCGACATTGATTTCAAGGTCGTGGAGCTCGAGACGCTCTATACGCACTGGCGCAAGGGCGCGGCCGACGAGATGAACGCCGGCATCACAGCCAACAACATCGCCTACGTCACCTCCGACCCGCTCTACGCCATCGTCCGCTTCTTCCATTCGAGCCAGATCGCGCCGGTCGGCGTCAACTGGGGTGGCTACAAGAACCCGAAGGTCGACGCGCTGATCGACGAGGCCAAGCAGACATTCGACAGCACCAAGCAGGACGAGCTGCTGGCGCAGGCGCACGCGCTGATCGTCGACGACGCCACGCTGGTGTGGGTGGTGCACGACACCAACCCGCACGCGCTGTCGCCCAAGGTCAAGCAGTTCGTCCAGGCGCAGCACTGGTTCCAGGACCTCACGACGATCGGGGCGGAGTGA
- a CDS encoding CHASE2 domain-containing protein produces MKRLKILRRWFARKLGFARLMCLALLVLFAGARLWDPPPIQELRLRTFDMFQLLDPRHKTARPVTIVDIDDKSLAKLGQWPWPRTRIADLIQNLTSHGAVAIGFDVVFSEADRLNPDLVASQMRYLDDATRAKLRELPSNDQILSEAIKRSRVVLGETGQRAISTEVDKSLPFTGVATVGEEGAERFLFEFPGLLRNVPEIEKVAAGRGLFSIKTERDGLIRRVPMIMRAQGMVMPSLSLEILRVVTGTPTLLVRTDKTGVRAVRLKGVEIPTDRNGQLWVHYARQDPSIYVSAADVLDNTVAPNKIAGKLVLVGTSAVGLNDIKTTPVSSTMPGVEIHAQVLESVLSGAVISQPNYALGVELLAALVIGLLVIIFTPNLGPVRLVLAGATFAAILIGVSWFFYAQHRYLIDFTYPLLSTTAIYLTLIFASFVREQRQRVQIRGMFAQYMSPVLVEQLAQSPEKLVLGGEEREMTIMFSDVRGFTTISETYKHDPQGLIALMNRFLTPLTDVIIDQKGYIDKYMGDAIMAFWNAPLDDAEHEVNACEAAIQMLEKIDAVNKDREQEAIDGGHVYIPLNVGIGLNTGIGVVGNMGSDLKKNYSVLGDSVNLASRLEGQSKEYGFPIIVGSRTALAAKDQFAILELDFIMVKGKTEPEVIYAIAGRADVMLSGAFQRLRNVTIEMLACYRSRDWQGALDAIERGRRSEDADTLEKLFKLYEVRIKEFQVNPPPEDWTGAYALLTK; encoded by the coding sequence ATGAAACGTCTCAAGATCCTGCGGCGGTGGTTTGCGCGGAAGCTGGGGTTTGCGCGGCTGATGTGCCTTGCGCTGCTGGTCCTGTTTGCCGGCGCTCGCCTCTGGGATCCGCCGCCGATCCAGGAACTGCGGCTGCGCACCTTCGACATGTTTCAGTTGCTCGATCCGCGCCACAAGACGGCGCGGCCGGTTACCATCGTCGACATCGATGACAAGAGCCTCGCCAAGCTCGGCCAGTGGCCGTGGCCACGGACGCGGATCGCCGACCTGATCCAGAACCTCACCAGTCACGGCGCGGTCGCAATAGGCTTCGACGTGGTGTTCTCGGAGGCTGATCGGCTCAATCCTGATCTTGTCGCGAGCCAGATGCGCTATCTGGACGACGCCACCCGCGCCAAGCTGCGCGAGCTGCCGAGCAACGACCAGATTCTCTCCGAAGCGATCAAGCGCTCGCGCGTGGTGCTGGGCGAGACCGGGCAGCGGGCGATTTCGACCGAGGTCGACAAGTCGCTGCCCTTCACCGGCGTCGCAACGGTCGGCGAGGAGGGCGCTGAGCGCTTCCTGTTCGAATTTCCCGGGCTGTTGCGCAACGTGCCCGAGATCGAGAAGGTCGCGGCCGGCCGTGGCCTGTTCTCGATCAAGACCGAGCGCGACGGCCTGATCCGGCGCGTACCGATGATCATGCGCGCCCAGGGCATGGTCATGCCCTCGCTCAGCCTCGAGATTTTGCGTGTCGTCACGGGCACGCCGACCTTGCTGGTCCGGACCGACAAGACGGGCGTGCGGGCCGTGCGTCTCAAGGGCGTGGAGATCCCAACCGACAGGAACGGTCAGCTCTGGGTGCATTACGCCCGCCAGGATCCCTCGATCTACGTCTCGGCCGCCGACGTGCTCGACAACACCGTTGCGCCGAACAAGATCGCCGGCAAGCTGGTGCTGGTAGGCACCTCCGCGGTTGGACTCAATGACATCAAGACCACGCCGGTGTCCTCGACCATGCCCGGCGTCGAGATCCACGCCCAGGTGCTGGAGAGCGTGCTGAGCGGCGCCGTGATCTCCCAGCCGAACTACGCGCTCGGCGTCGAGCTGCTCGCAGCGCTCGTCATCGGCTTGCTCGTCATCATCTTCACGCCGAACCTCGGACCGGTTCGCCTCGTGCTTGCCGGCGCGACCTTCGCCGCAATCCTGATCGGAGTGTCCTGGTTCTTCTATGCGCAACACCGCTATCTCATCGACTTCACTTATCCGCTGCTCTCGACCACCGCGATCTATCTGACGCTGATCTTTGCCAGCTTCGTGCGCGAGCAGCGGCAGCGCGTGCAGATCCGCGGCATGTTCGCGCAATACATGTCCCCGGTGCTGGTCGAGCAGCTCGCGCAGTCACCGGAAAAGCTCGTCCTCGGCGGCGAGGAGCGCGAGATGACGATCATGTTCTCCGACGTGCGCGGCTTCACCACCATATCGGAAACCTACAAGCACGATCCGCAGGGCCTGATCGCGCTGATGAACCGTTTCCTGACCCCGCTGACCGACGTGATCATCGATCAGAAGGGCTATATCGACAAATATATGGGCGACGCCATCATGGCGTTCTGGAACGCGCCGCTCGACGATGCCGAGCACGAGGTCAACGCCTGCGAGGCGGCGATCCAGATGCTGGAGAAGATCGACGCGGTGAACAAGGACCGCGAGCAGGAAGCCATTGATGGCGGCCACGTCTACATCCCGCTCAATGTCGGTATCGGTCTCAACACCGGCATCGGCGTCGTCGGCAACATGGGCTCCGACCTGAAAAAGAACTATTCGGTGCTCGGCGACAGCGTCAACCTGGCCTCGCGCCTGGAGGGCCAATCGAAGGAATATGGCTTTCCGATCATCGTCGGCTCGAGGACCGCGCTCGCCGCCAAGGACCAGTTCGCGATCCTCGAACTCGACTTCATCATGGTCAAGGGCAAGACCGAGCCGGAAGTGATCTACGCCATCGCCGGCCGCGCGGACGTGATGCTTTCGGGCGCCTTCCAGCGCCTGCGCAACGTCACCATCGAAATGCTCGCCTGCTATCGCAGCCGCGACTGGCAGGGCGCGCTGGACGCGATCGAACGCGGCCGCAGGAGCGAGGATGCCGACACGCTGGAAAAGCTGTTCAAGCTCTATGAAGTGCGCATCAAGGAATTCCAGGTCAATCCGCCGCCGGAGGATTGGACCGGGGCCTATGCGCTGCTGACGAAGTAG
- a CDS encoding ABC transporter permease — MLAYIARRIVYVIPIVISVALVCFLLVHITPGDPLVAVLPADASQELAAQLRTAYGFDRPLPVQFGLWLLRALHGDLGNSIATGRPVLAEVMRAVSNTVTLAIAAAIIGFTMGVLLGLIAGYFRETWIDKLATSFAIAGVSVPHYWLGMVLVIIFSVQLNWLPAVGAGPGGSAAWAWDWAHLQYLVLPAITTSVIPMGIVTRTVRALTGDILSQDFVEALRAKGLHERGVFRHVIKNAAPTALAVMGLQLGYMLGGSILIETVFSWPGSGFLLNSAIFQRDLPLLQGTILILALFFVFLNLLVDIAQAAIDPRIKRG; from the coding sequence GTGCTCGCCTATATCGCCAGACGCATCGTCTACGTCATCCCGATCGTCATCAGCGTCGCGCTGGTGTGCTTTCTGCTCGTGCACATCACGCCGGGCGATCCGCTCGTCGCGGTGCTCCCCGCAGACGCCTCGCAGGAGCTCGCCGCGCAGCTCCGCACCGCCTACGGTTTCGACCGCCCGCTGCCGGTGCAGTTCGGGCTTTGGCTGCTCCGCGCGCTTCACGGCGATCTCGGCAATTCCATCGCCACGGGCCGCCCGGTGCTCGCCGAAGTCATGCGTGCGGTCAGCAACACCGTCACCCTGGCGATTGCGGCGGCCATCATCGGCTTCACCATGGGCGTCCTGCTCGGCCTGATTGCCGGCTATTTCCGCGAAACCTGGATCGACAAGCTGGCGACGTCCTTTGCCATCGCCGGCGTTTCGGTGCCGCATTACTGGCTTGGCATGGTGCTCGTCATCATTTTCTCGGTCCAGCTGAACTGGCTCCCCGCCGTCGGCGCCGGACCCGGCGGCTCGGCCGCCTGGGCCTGGGACTGGGCGCATTTGCAATATCTCGTGCTGCCGGCGATCACGACCTCGGTGATCCCGATGGGCATCGTCACCCGCACGGTGCGAGCGCTGACCGGCGACATTCTCAGCCAGGACTTCGTCGAGGCGCTGCGTGCAAAAGGCCTGCATGAGCGCGGCGTGTTCCGCCACGTCATCAAGAACGCCGCGCCCACCGCGCTCGCGGTGATGGGACTTCAGCTCGGTTACATGCTCGGCGGCTCGATCTTGATCGAGACCGTGTTCTCCTGGCCGGGATCGGGCTTCCTGCTCAATTCGGCGATCTTCCAGCGCGATCTGCCGCTGCTCCAGGGCACGATCCTGATCCTGGCGCTGTTCTTCGTCTTCCTCAATCTGCTGGTCGACATCGCGCAAGCCGCGATCGACCCGCGCATCAAGCGGGGCTAG
- a CDS encoding Asp-tRNA(Asn)/Glu-tRNA(Gln) amidotransferase GatCAB subunit A: MSTEPELMTLTEVARAIAMKQVSSHEVTRALLHRIAQWQPHLKAFMSIEAEAALKAAEAADAELAKGEVRGPLHGVPLAHKDMYYDAGHVATCGSLIRRDFVPTVTSTALQRLKDAGQVRLGTLHLAEFAYGPTGHNAHYGPVRNPWNVAHITGGSSSGSGSAVAARLTYAALGSDTGGSIRMPAHFCGVTGLKTTVGRVSRAGAMPLSQSLDTVGPLARTAEDCALLLALMAGPDPEDSTCSHEPLSDYVGATKGSLKGLKVGVPSSFYVDDLDGEVARVLDETIAVLKREGADIVTVELPDQRQLSSASQLVLAAEAAAFHKRWMIERPQDYGPQVLMRLQNGLAVPAITYLEAMRWRGPALAAHNAATSGVDAIIAPASPVPAPTIEESDVGGGPNAPALLQRLTLFTRPVNYLGLPSLTVPSGFTKNGLPIGMQLIGRSFDEATLLTIGAAFQRATDYHDRLPKLPS, from the coding sequence ATGAGCACCGAGCCGGAATTGATGACGCTCACCGAGGTCGCGCGCGCGATTGCGATGAAGCAAGTGTCCTCACACGAGGTGACGCGCGCGCTGCTGCATCGTATCGCGCAGTGGCAGCCGCACCTCAAGGCCTTCATGTCGATCGAGGCAGAGGCGGCGCTGAAGGCGGCCGAAGCCGCCGACGCCGAACTCGCCAAGGGCGAAGTCCGCGGTCCGTTGCACGGCGTTCCGCTCGCGCACAAGGACATGTATTACGACGCAGGTCACGTCGCGACCTGCGGCTCGCTGATCCGCCGCGATTTCGTTCCGACCGTCACCTCCACCGCCTTGCAGCGGCTGAAGGACGCCGGCCAGGTTCGCCTCGGCACGTTGCATCTGGCCGAGTTCGCCTATGGCCCGACCGGCCATAACGCCCATTATGGTCCGGTTCGCAATCCCTGGAACGTCGCGCACATCACCGGCGGCTCGTCGTCGGGCTCGGGCTCGGCGGTCGCGGCGCGATTGACCTATGCCGCGCTCGGCTCCGACACCGGCGGCTCGATCCGCATGCCCGCGCATTTCTGCGGCGTGACGGGATTGAAGACCACGGTCGGCCGGGTCAGCCGCGCCGGTGCGATGCCGCTGTCGCAGTCGCTCGACACGGTCGGCCCGCTCGCCCGCACCGCCGAGGATTGCGCGCTGCTGCTGGCGCTGATGGCCGGCCCCGATCCCGAGGATTCGACCTGCAGTCATGAGCCGCTGTCTGACTATGTCGGCGCGACCAAGGGCTCGCTGAAGGGCCTCAAGGTCGGCGTCCCCTCGTCCTTCTATGTCGATGATCTCGACGGCGAGGTCGCGCGCGTGCTGGACGAAACCATCGCGGTGCTCAAGCGCGAGGGCGCCGACATCGTCACGGTCGAGCTGCCCGACCAGCGGCAATTGTCCTCGGCAAGCCAGCTCGTGCTTGCAGCCGAAGCCGCCGCCTTCCACAAGCGCTGGATGATCGAGCGGCCGCAGGATTATGGTCCGCAGGTGTTGATGCGGCTTCAGAACGGGCTCGCGGTCCCCGCCATCACCTATCTCGAGGCCATGCGCTGGCGCGGACCGGCGCTCGCTGCGCACAACGCTGCGACATCAGGTGTCGATGCGATCATCGCGCCGGCGTCGCCGGTGCCGGCGCCGACGATCGAGGAGAGCGACGTCGGCGGCGGGCCGAATGCGCCGGCGCTGTTGCAGCGGCTGACGCTGTTCACCCGTCCGGTGAATTACCTCGGCCTGCCGTCGCTCACCGTGCCCTCGGGCTTCACCAAAAATGGTCTTCCGATCGGCATGCAGCTGATCGGCCGCTCGTTCGATGAAGCGACGCTGCTCACAATCGGCGCCGCATTCCAGCGCGCCACCGACTACCACGACAGGCTGCCGAAACTTCCGTCATGA
- a CDS encoding ABC transporter substrate-binding protein yields MLINKNNTRAALIALLALSSAAAWPRAASAETVLRIAMTAADIPRTLGQPDQGFEGNRFTGLTMYDALTGWDLSSADKASVVIPGLATEWKVDDADKTKWTFKLRPGVTFHDGSPFNADAVVWNVEKVLKQDAPQFDASQVGVTASRMPTLASAKKIDDMTVELTTKEPDSFLPINLTNLFMASPAKWQAFYDKAEGADAKAKSQAAWTAFAKDAAGTGPWKMAAFTPRERLELVKNAGYWNKDRVPKVDKMVLLPMPEANARTAALLSGQVDWVEAPAPDALPELKQRGFKLYANEQPHVWPWQFSRVEGSPWNDIRVRKAANLCVDREGLKDGLLAGLMVPATGTFEPGHPWRGKPTFEIKYDKAAAQKLMQEAGFGPNKKLTVKTQTSASGSGQMQPLPMNEYLQQALAECYFDVQLDVIEWNTLFTNWRRGAKDPSANGSNATNVTYAAMDPFFALVRFLQSGMAPPVSNNWGFINNPNFDELVKKARQTFDPAARDAALAELHAASVDDAAFLYVAHDVGPRAISPKVTGVVQPKSWFIDFSLVSMQ; encoded by the coding sequence ATGCTTATCAATAAGAACAACACCCGCGCGGCGCTGATCGCGTTGCTGGCGCTCAGTAGCGCGGCTGCGTGGCCGCGCGCCGCTAGTGCCGAAACCGTGCTGCGCATCGCCATGACGGCTGCCGATATTCCGCGCACGCTGGGCCAGCCCGATCAGGGTTTTGAAGGCAACCGCTTCACCGGCCTCACCATGTATGACGCGCTCACCGGCTGGGACCTTTCCTCGGCCGACAAGGCGAGCGTGGTGATCCCCGGACTTGCCACCGAGTGGAAGGTCGACGATGCCGACAAGACCAAATGGACTTTCAAGCTACGCCCCGGCGTCACCTTCCATGACGGCTCGCCATTCAACGCGGACGCCGTGGTGTGGAACGTCGAGAAGGTGCTGAAGCAGGATGCGCCGCAATTCGACGCCAGCCAGGTCGGCGTCACGGCCTCGCGCATGCCGACGCTGGCGTCGGCGAAGAAGATCGACGACATGACGGTCGAGCTCACCACCAAGGAGCCCGACAGCTTCCTGCCGATCAACCTCACCAATCTCTTCATGGCGAGCCCGGCGAAGTGGCAGGCCTTCTACGACAAGGCGGAAGGCGCTGACGCCAAGGCGAAGTCGCAGGCCGCGTGGACCGCGTTTGCCAAGGACGCCGCGGGCACCGGCCCGTGGAAGATGGCCGCGTTCACCCCGCGCGAGCGGCTCGAGCTGGTCAAGAATGCGGGCTACTGGAACAAGGACCGCGTGCCCAAGGTCGACAAGATGGTGCTGTTGCCGATGCCGGAGGCGAACGCGCGCACCGCGGCGCTGCTCTCCGGGCAGGTCGATTGGGTCGAGGCACCGGCGCCGGACGCGTTGCCCGAATTAAAGCAGCGCGGTTTCAAGCTCTACGCCAACGAGCAGCCGCATGTCTGGCCGTGGCAGTTCTCGCGCGTCGAGGGCTCGCCATGGAACGACATCCGCGTGCGTAAGGCGGCAAACCTCTGCGTCGATCGCGAGGGCCTCAAGGACGGCCTGCTCGCCGGGCTGATGGTGCCCGCGACCGGCACCTTCGAGCCCGGCCATCCGTGGCGCGGAAAACCGACCTTCGAGATCAAGTACGACAAGGCGGCTGCGCAGAAGCTGATGCAGGAGGCCGGCTTCGGCCCGAACAAGAAGCTGACGGTGAAGACCCAGACTTCGGCGTCCGGCTCGGGCCAGATGCAGCCGTTGCCGATGAACGAATATCTGCAGCAGGCGCTGGCCGAATGCTATTTCGACGTGCAGCTCGACGTCATCGAATGGAATACGCTGTTCACCAACTGGCGCCGCGGTGCCAAGGATCCCAGCGCCAACGGCTCGAACGCGACCAACGTCACCTACGCGGCGATGGATCCGTTCTTCGCACTGGTGCGCTTCCTGCAGTCGGGCATGGCGCCGCCGGTCTCGAACAATTGGGGTTTCATCAACAACCCCAATTTCGACGAGCTGGTGAAGAAGGCGCGGCAGACCTTCGATCCCGCCGCGCGTGACGCCGCGCTCGCCGAACTGCACGCGGCCTCCGTCGACGACGCAGCCTTCCTCTACGTCGCCCACGACGTCGGCCCCCGCGCCATCAGCCCGAAGGTGACAGGCGTCGTGCAGCCGAAGAGCTGGTTCATCGACTTCTCGCTGGTGTCGATGCAATAG
- a CDS encoding ABC transporter permease: MSELPLSVTSDAALQSAPATKARGYWATVARRIRRDKVSMVCALVLLLIFLSAIVAPWLGLEDPYKGSMIRRLRHIGTVGYPLGTDELGRDMLARLIYGGRLSLLIGILPVILAFCIGTSLGLVAGYVGGKLNTAIMRTIDVFYAFPSVLLAIAISGALGAGILNSIVSLTVVFVPQITRVAESVTTGVRNMDFVDAARASGAGPFTIMRVHILGNVLGSIFVYATSLISVSMILAAGLSFLGLGTKPPEPEWGLMLNTLRTAIYVNPWVAALPGAMIFAVSICFNLLSDGLRSAMDIRN; this comes from the coding sequence ATGAGCGAGCTTCCGTTGTCCGTCACCAGCGATGCGGCACTTCAGTCCGCGCCCGCGACCAAGGCGCGCGGCTATTGGGCGACCGTCGCCCGCCGCATCCGGCGCGACAAGGTCAGCATGGTCTGCGCGCTGGTGCTGCTGCTGATCTTCCTGTCCGCGATCGTTGCGCCGTGGTTGGGTCTGGAGGATCCCTACAAGGGCTCGATGATCCGGCGCCTCCGGCACATCGGCACAGTCGGCTACCCGCTCGGCACCGACGAGCTCGGTCGCGATATGCTGGCGCGGCTGATCTATGGCGGTCGGCTGTCGCTTCTCATCGGCATCTTGCCTGTGATCCTCGCCTTCTGCATCGGCACGTCGCTCGGCCTCGTTGCCGGCTATGTCGGCGGCAAGCTCAACACCGCGATCATGCGCACGATCGACGTTTTCTATGCCTTTCCGTCTGTGCTGCTGGCAATCGCGATCTCGGGCGCGCTGGGCGCGGGCATCCTCAATTCCATCGTGTCGTTGACCGTCGTGTTCGTGCCGCAGATCACCCGCGTCGCTGAAAGCGTCACGACCGGCGTGCGTAACATGGACTTCGTCGATGCCGCACGCGCCTCGGGCGCGGGACCGTTCACCATCATGCGCGTGCATATCCTAGGCAATGTGCTGGGTTCGATCTTCGTCTATGCCACCAGCCTGATCTCGGTTTCGATGATCCTCGCGGCGGGCCTGTCCTTCCTTGGCCTCGGCACCAAGCCGCCTGAGCCGGAATGGGGCCTGATGCTGAACACCTTGCGCACCGCGATCTATGTCAACCCCTGGGTCGCCGCGCTCCCCGGCGCGATGATCTTCGCGGTCTCGATCTGCTTCAACCTGCTCTCGGACGGCCTGCGCAGCGCCATGGACATCAGGAACTAG
- a CDS encoding ABC transporter ATP-binding protein gives MSETNVSVAMLDPVEDRGGVAQPLLQVNGLTKHFPVRGGLFAAKRTVRAVDNVSFTVAKGETVGIVGESGCGKSTTARLLMHLMPRDTGDIIYDGMSVGQSLSLRELRRGMQMVFQDSYASLNPRLTIEDSIAFGPKVHGMADGAARALARELLGKVGLVPANFANRYPHEISGGQRQRVNIARALALSPRLVILDEAVSALDKSVEAQVLNLLADLKSEFGLTYLFISHDLNVVRYISDRVLVMYLGEVVELGPVDQVWDQPAHPYTRALLAAMPSSDPDRRTETPPITGDPPNPIDPPSGCRFHTRCPFAEPLCANATPKLTALDRIGHEAACYMAIPGSGHSRAPKEETA, from the coding sequence ATGAGCGAAACCAACGTCTCCGTCGCGATGCTGGACCCGGTCGAGGACCGCGGCGGCGTCGCCCAGCCGCTGCTCCAGGTCAACGGCCTGACCAAGCATTTCCCGGTTCGTGGCGGCTTGTTTGCCGCAAAGCGTACCGTGCGTGCGGTTGATAATGTCTCGTTCACCGTCGCAAAGGGCGAGACCGTCGGCATCGTCGGCGAATCCGGCTGCGGAAAATCAACTACCGCGCGGCTGCTCATGCATCTGATGCCGCGCGACACCGGCGACATCATCTATGACGGCATGAGCGTCGGCCAGTCGCTCTCCTTGCGCGAGCTGCGCCGCGGCATGCAGATGGTGTTCCAGGATTCCTACGCCTCGCTCAACCCGCGGCTGACCATCGAGGACTCGATCGCATTCGGCCCGAAGGTGCACGGTATGGCGGACGGCGCCGCGCGCGCGCTGGCGCGCGAGCTGCTCGGGAAGGTGGGCCTTGTCCCTGCAAATTTCGCCAATCGCTACCCCCACGAGATCTCCGGCGGTCAGCGCCAGCGCGTCAACATCGCGCGTGCGCTGGCCCTGTCGCCGCGGCTGGTGATTCTGGACGAAGCGGTCTCCGCGCTCGACAAATCGGTCGAGGCGCAGGTGCTCAATTTGCTTGCCGACCTCAAGAGCGAGTTCGGCCTGACCTATCTCTTCATCAGTCACGATCTCAACGTCGTGCGCTACATCAGCGATCGCGTGCTGGTGATGTATCTCGGCGAGGTCGTCGAGCTCGGCCCGGTCGACCAGGTCTGGGACCAGCCGGCGCATCCCTACACGCGTGCGCTGCTGGCTGCGATGCCTTCCTCCGATCCGGACCGCCGCACCGAGACGCCGCCGATCACGGGCGATCCGCCCAATCCGATCGATCCGCCCTCGGGCTGCCGCTTCCACACCCGTTGCCCGTTTGCGGAGCCGCTCTGCGCAAATGCGACACCAAAACTCACCGCGCTCGATAGAATAGGCCACGAGGCCGCGTGCTACATGGCGATCCCGGGTTCAGGCCATAGCCGCGCGCCGAAGGAGGAAACCGCATGA
- a CDS encoding ABC transporter ATP-binding protein, producing MTKLVEISGLNIRFTGERTVYAANDLSLSLGDGEVLGLLGESGSGKSVTLRALMRLLPKKRTQITGKVNVMGRDVLAMNDEQLSSFRGQTVSMIFQEPALALDPVYTIGAQIAESVVRHEGKSYAEGRARALEMLDVVRIPSAKRRLDAYPHEMSGGMRQRAMIALALACRPKILLADEPTTALDATVQIQILLLLRELQREFGMSVIFVTHDIGVAVEICDRVAVMYAGQIVEQGTLRDIVRAPVHPYAKGLLASTVHGAKRGQRLETIPGTPPSLGERPHNCSFAPRCAAAQPRCLEQLPGSVEVGPGRAARCVLAEPVTALS from the coding sequence ATGACAAAGCTCGTAGAGATCTCAGGCCTCAACATCCGCTTCACCGGCGAGCGCACGGTCTATGCCGCGAACGATCTCAGCCTCTCGCTCGGCGACGGCGAGGTGCTGGGCCTGCTCGGAGAGTCCGGTTCGGGCAAGAGCGTGACTTTGCGTGCACTGATGCGGCTGTTGCCGAAGAAGCGCACGCAGATCACGGGCAAGGTCAACGTCATGGGCCGCGACGTGCTCGCCATGAACGACGAGCAGCTGTCGTCGTTCCGCGGCCAGACCGTGTCGATGATCTTTCAGGAGCCGGCGCTCGCGCTGGATCCGGTCTACACCATCGGCGCGCAGATCGCCGAAAGCGTCGTGCGCCACGAAGGCAAGTCTTATGCGGAGGGCAGGGCGCGCGCACTCGAAATGCTCGATGTCGTGCGCATTCCTTCCGCAAAACGCCGGCTCGATGCCTATCCGCACGAGATGTCCGGCGGCATGCGTCAGCGCGCGATGATCGCGCTGGCGCTCGCGTGTCGTCCGAAGATATTGCTCGCGGACGAACCGACCACCGCGCTTGATGCCACCGTGCAGATCCAGATCCTGCTGCTGCTGCGCGAGCTGCAGCGTGAGTTCGGCATGTCCGTCATCTTTGTCACCCACGACATCGGCGTCGCCGTCGAGATCTGCGACCGGGTCGCGGTTATGTATGCCGGCCAGATCGTGGAGCAGGGCACGCTTCGCGACATCGTCCGCGCGCCGGTGCATCCCTACGCCAAGGGCCTGCTCGCCTCGACCGTCCACGGCGCCAAGCGGGGACAGCGGCTCGAGACCATCCCCGGCACCCCGCCCTCGCTGGGCGAGAGGCCGCACAACTGCTCCTTTGCGCCCCGCTGCGCCGCTGCCCAGCCGCGCTGCCTGGAGCAACTGCCAGGGAGCGTGGAGGTCGGGCCGGGCCGGGCGGCACGATGCGTCCTGGCGGAGCCGGTCACCGCACTGTCCTGA